The following DNA comes from Calditrichota bacterium.
GGAGAACGACTCGCCAGAGAATTGGCCGAATCGTGCGGCAGAACCGAACTATCCGCGTTCGCGTGGGAAGAAGCTGCCTTTGCCCAGAGCTTCGATGGCGCAGCGCTCCTGGTCAATGCCACGCCTTGTGGGATGTGGCCACGGCATCACGAGTCGCCTGTGGCAGGCAAGTACCTGAGCAAAGGCCTGGCGGTGTTCGACCTCGTCTACAATCCGCTGCGCACTCGCTTGCTGCGGGAGGCGACAGAGCGTGGGGCGCAGACAATACCCGGCCTGGACATGCTCATCTTCCAGGCAGTAGAGGCGATGGCGCTGTGGACTGGCCGGCGCCCGGCCAATGAGGACGAATTCGTGGCGAAGATGCGCAGGCTTCTCAGCAAGGAACTGCAGGGTCATGGGTAGGCTGCGATACTTCACAGCGGGCGAGTCGCACGGCAAGGCGCTGGTAGGCATCCTGGAGGGGATGCCCGCTCAGGTACCGGTGCGCAGGGAGGAGATTGACCGCCAGTTGCGACGTCGGCAAGCGGGCCATGGGAGGGGCGCGCGCATGGGCATCGAACAAGACCGGGTGGAGATTCTTGCCGGGGTGCGCCTGGGGCGCACCACTGGGGCTCCGGTGGCCCTCGTAGTGGCTAATCGGGACTGGCAGAATTGGCAGGAGGTCATGGCTGTAGAGGCAAGCGGCGAGCGGCCTGAGCCGGTGACGGTGCCGCGCCCTGGTCATGCAGACCTTGCCGGGGCCCTCAAGTACCGGCACACTGACCTACGCGACGTGATCGAACGAGCCAGTGCCCGCGAGACGGCCATGCGCGTGGCTCTGGGGGCAGTGGCTGGTGAACTTCTGGAACAATTGAGCATCGGTGTGGTCAGTCACGTCGCCGCCATCGCCGGCCAGTGGAGCAGTTGGAAAGCGATTGATGAGACGCCAGCTGTTGCCGGCAGCCGTGCCCTGCAGTGGTGCGGGAAGCTCGGCGCCCAGGCGGACGAGTCCCGGGTGCGATGCTTAGATCCTGAAGCCGAAAAGCGTATGCTCGCGGCGATCGATGAGGCGCACGAGGCGGGCGACTCCGTGGGCGGCGTGCTGGAAGTGGTGGCAGTGGGCGTGCCACCAGGCCTCGGCGGCTACGCGCACTGGGACCGCCGCCTGGACGGACGCTTGGCCATGGCAGTGATGTCCATCCCTGGCATTAAGAGTGTGGAAATCGGTTTGGGGTCGAGAACTGCAGACCTTCGTGGTTCACAAGTGCACGACGAGATTGTCGCCCGGCCGCGGCGCAGGTTGGTTCGGGCCAGCAACCACGCAGGCGGCATCGAGGGCGGCGTGAGCAACGGTCAGCCCATTGTGCTGCGCGCCGCCATGAAACCGATACCGACACTTGCCCGCCCCTTGCGTTCTGTGGACTTGTGCAGCGGCAAGCCTACCGCGGCTCATCGCGAACGGGCAGATGTGTGCGCTGTCCCTGCGGCTGCGGTGGTTGCAGAGGCCATGGTCAAACTGGTGCTTGCCGATGCTATCCTGGAAAAGTTCGGCGGCGACTCCTTGCCTGAGCTGCTCGCAGCCTATGAGCACAACAAAGTCCGGTAACATCTATCTCATCGGCTTTATGGGCGCAGGGAAGAGCAGCCTCGGACGAGCCCTTGCTGCACGCCTGGGCATGCCCTTTGTCGACACCGACCAGCTCATCGAGCAACTGACCGGGCGCAGCATCGCTGATCTCTTCGCCATAGAAGGGGAAGGCCATTTTCGCCAGATAGAACGGCAGGTGATCGAAACGGTGAGCAGGCAGGTAGGCCAGGTGGTGGCGGTCGGCGGAGGAGCAGTCGTGGACAGTGAGAACTGGCGACGGCTGCAAGAAAGCGGGATAACCGTGTACATCAAGTGCGCGCCCTCCCTGTTGAGTCAGCGACTCGCCAAAGATAGGGCCCGTCCGCTGCTGCAGGGACTTGACGGAGAGGAGCGCTCTTTGGCCATTGCAGGCCTGTTGGCCGAACGGGAACCGCGTTACTGCCAGGCGCAGGTGGTTCTGCGCGTGGACGAGACGGCCACCGTCGAGGCGCTGGTGAGTCAACTGTTGGCGGTGCTGGGAAAAAGGGATGGAAACGATTGAGGTCAAAGTGGGCACGTGCTCGTACCCCGTGCACGTCGAAACGGGTGTGCTCGCGCGGGTAGGGGAGATGCTCGCCCCTTACCTGGTCGGCAGGCGTGTGGCCTTGGTCACCGATAGCCACGTGGCTCCGCTTTACGCCGCGCCGGTGAGCCAGAGTCTGCGGGCAGCCGGTGCTGAGGTGAACCAGTACGTCCTCCCTGCGGGCGAGGCATCCAAATCGCTGCGCTCCTGCCAATGGCTGTGGGGAAAGCTCTTGGAGGACCGGCTCGATCGCAGTGTCACCGTGGTCGCCCTTGGGGGAGGGGTCGTTGGCGACCTGGCAGGATTTGTGGCGTCCACGTACCTGCGCGGGGTGGACTTGGTGCAGATTCCGACGACCCTCATCGCGCAAGTGGACAGCGCATTAGGCGGCAAGACGGGAGTCAATCACCCGGCTGCAAAGAACATCATCGGCACCTTCTATCATCCGCGCTGCGTCCTAATTGACCCAGCCGCGCT
Coding sequences within:
- a CDS encoding shikimate kinase, whose protein sequence is MSTTKSGNIYLIGFMGAGKSSLGRALAARLGMPFVDTDQLIEQLTGRSIADLFAIEGEGHFRQIERQVIETVSRQVGQVVAVGGGAVVDSENWRRLQESGITVYIKCAPSLLSQRLAKDRARPLLQGLDGEERSLAIAGLLAEREPRYCQAQVVLRVDETATVEALVSQLLAVLGKRDGND
- the aroC gene encoding chorismate synthase — protein: MRYFTAGESHGKALVGILEGMPAQVPVRREEIDRQLRRRQAGHGRGARMGIEQDRVEILAGVRLGRTTGAPVALVVANRDWQNWQEVMAVEASGERPEPVTVPRPGHADLAGALKYRHTDLRDVIERASARETAMRVALGAVAGELLEQLSIGVVSHVAAIAGQWSSWKAIDETPAVAGSRALQWCGKLGAQADESRVRCLDPEAEKRMLAAIDEAHEAGDSVGGVLEVVAVGVPPGLGGYAHWDRRLDGRLAMAVMSIPGIKSVEIGLGSRTADLRGSQVHDEIVARPRRRLVRASNHAGGIEGGVSNGQPIVLRAAMKPIPTLARPLRSVDLCSGKPTAAHRERADVCAVPAAAVVAEAMVKLVLADAILEKFGGDSLPELLAAYEHNKVR